In a single window of the Bacillus mycoides genome:
- a CDS encoding FeoA family protein, with product MVSANTKPLSEFRTGEFVQIEKIQLEGTMKRRLLDLGFFPGATIKVLQRSPLGDPVAYQVSNTTIALRSEESSLIFGVLIGDDFR from the coding sequence ATGGTATCGGCTAATACTAAACCCCTTTCCGAATTCAGAACAGGGGAATTTGTACAAATTGAGAAGATACAATTAGAAGGAACTATGAAACGACGCTTATTAGATTTAGGCTTTTTTCCTGGAGCGACAATTAAAGTATTACAACGCAGCCCACTTGGAGACCCAGTCGCTTATCAAGTAAGCAACACAACTATTGCACTGCGTAGTGAAGAAAGCTCCCTTATTTTCGGGGTATTAATAGGAGATGATTTCAGATGA
- a CDS encoding FeoB small GTPase domain-containing protein, giving the protein MSNHRIALAGNPNTGKSTLFNTLTGLKQHTGNWTGKTVLKAEGEYKHGGNIYTIIDLPGTYSLYSNSADEEVARDYIIFEKPEVTVVVIDATAMERNLNLALQVMEMTNDVVICINLIDEAEKKGIIIDEKKLAKSLGVPVVKISARNRVGIGHLLNVIAKVANKKLIPTPIKITYNDKIENMIQELEPQIYKVFGDTYPARWIALRILDGDKNFLTTLQKHHNEPLVREVIINGISLSQ; this is encoded by the coding sequence ATGAGTAACCATCGCATTGCGTTAGCTGGTAACCCGAATACCGGGAAAAGTACATTATTTAATACTTTAACAGGCTTAAAACAACATACTGGAAACTGGACGGGGAAAACTGTTTTAAAGGCTGAAGGGGAATATAAGCATGGCGGAAATATATATACAATAATAGATTTACCTGGAACTTACTCACTGTATTCAAATTCGGCAGATGAAGAAGTAGCACGAGATTATATTATATTTGAAAAACCAGAAGTAACTGTAGTTGTTATAGATGCAACTGCAATGGAGAGAAATTTAAATTTAGCACTCCAAGTGATGGAAATGACAAACGATGTGGTCATTTGTATTAACTTAATTGATGAAGCGGAGAAAAAAGGAATCATTATTGACGAAAAGAAATTAGCAAAATCACTCGGTGTACCTGTAGTGAAGATTTCTGCTCGCAACCGAGTAGGCATTGGTCATTTGCTAAATGTCATCGCTAAAGTAGCAAATAAAAAACTAATTCCAACACCAATTAAAATTACTTATAACGATAAAATCGAAAATATGATTCAGGAATTAGAACCACAAATTTATAAAGTATTCGGTGATACGTATCCAGCACGTTGGATTGCATTACGTATATTAGATGGAGATAAGAATTTCTTAACTACACTTCAAAAACACCATAACGAACCACTTGTAAGGGAGGTTATAATCAATGGAATCTCACTCAGCCAGTAA
- a CDS encoding nucleoside recognition domain-containing protein, with protein MESHSASKALPLDYIVQHAQTLSKEDIRDDIVGDIYRTSASICKEAVQYTNTDKLYRSEKLDKIFTSPIWGFPIMLGILSIIFYLTIAGANVPSDMIAKFFGWVEGYLTSWFQAMHAPEWLNGILILGLFRGIGAVISVMLPPMAIFFPMFALLENYGYLPRVAFNMDRLFKRSGAHGKQSLTMAMGFGCNAAAIMSTRIIESPRERMLAILTNNFVPCNGRWPMLILMASLFMAAGYTGSMQTLVTAGVVVGMVVIGVIMTLTVSWVLSKTALKGVPTHYTLELPPYRKPKVWNTIVRATLDKSIYVLKRAVVVAAPAAALTWLLANIFIGDTSLLMYFVNFLDPFAKMLGLDGFILAAFILGLPANEIVIPILLMSYLSTGALTEIDDFNQIKNLFLEHGWTWLTALNTMLFSLLHFPCGTTLVNIYKETKSAKWTFLSFAIPTVIAIVVTFLSTQLVHWLGLV; from the coding sequence ATGGAATCTCACTCAGCCAGTAAAGCTCTTCCACTGGACTATATTGTTCAACATGCACAAACACTTTCAAAAGAAGATATACGAGATGATATTGTCGGAGATATTTATCGAACCTCCGCAAGTATATGTAAAGAAGCTGTTCAATATACAAATACCGATAAATTGTATCGTTCTGAAAAACTAGATAAAATTTTCACATCTCCAATCTGGGGATTCCCAATTATGCTCGGTATTTTATCTATTATTTTTTATCTTACAATTGCAGGCGCTAACGTACCTTCTGATATGATCGCTAAGTTCTTTGGCTGGGTAGAAGGATATTTAACATCTTGGTTCCAAGCAATGCATGCACCAGAATGGCTAAATGGCATTTTAATACTTGGTTTATTCCGCGGTATCGGTGCTGTTATTAGCGTTATGTTACCACCTATGGCAATCTTTTTCCCTATGTTCGCGCTATTAGAAAACTACGGATATTTACCACGTGTCGCATTTAACATGGACCGCTTATTCAAACGATCTGGTGCACATGGCAAGCAATCTTTAACAATGGCAATGGGATTCGGTTGTAATGCAGCTGCCATCATGTCAACACGTATTATTGAATCACCACGTGAACGTATGCTTGCAATCTTAACAAACAACTTCGTTCCTTGTAACGGTCGCTGGCCTATGTTAATTTTAATGGCTTCATTATTTATGGCTGCTGGTTATACAGGTAGTATGCAAACACTTGTTACTGCTGGCGTTGTAGTTGGAATGGTTGTAATTGGTGTCATTATGACATTAACCGTTTCTTGGGTACTATCAAAAACAGCTTTAAAAGGTGTTCCGACTCACTACACACTTGAGTTACCACCGTACCGTAAGCCAAAAGTTTGGAATACAATTGTACGCGCAACACTCGATAAATCAATATATGTTTTAAAACGAGCTGTAGTTGTAGCTGCCCCTGCAGCTGCATTAACTTGGTTACTTGCTAATATTTTCATCGGTGACACAAGCTTACTTATGTATTTTGTAAACTTCCTAGATCCATTTGCTAAAATGTTAGGACTTGACGGATTTATTCTAGCAGCGTTTATTCTTGGACTACCAGCTAATGAAATTGTTATTCCGATTTTATTAATGTCTTACTTATCAACTGGTGCTTTAACTGAAATAGATGATTTTAATCAAATTAAAAATCTATTCTTAGAACACGGTTGGACTTGGTTAACCGCGTTAAACACAATGTTGTTCTCTCTTCTTCATTTCCCATGTGGAACAACACTAGTTAACATATATAAAGAAACAAAAAGTGCAAAATGGACATTCTTATCGTTCGCAATCCCTACTGTTATTGCCATTGTTGTTACATTCCTCTCTACACAATTGGTACATTGGTTAGGACTTGTATAA
- a CDS encoding Ger(x)C family spore germination protein, with the protein MKHLLKIIIIMFLAGSISGCSELEEIEERGFVVGAAYDIVKEKQSNPIMKGTYQMVLPSKLSQQGGQGDGDSENYINVSAKADSVFEQIRIIAKKISRSLFFPHIQVIIFSKDLLANPYVLQNTLDVYIRDHEMRRNIRLFVSKKNAEAILKQSAKPENLPAQYIDMLAEHPPKNAQMIEAARIGEVQEKMISNQSFVLPILELTKQGVQMNGAALFRGKDNKCVGILNGEETLGMNYIIGKKIGGFFTIRKKNQLITYEIHKLHRKIKVSTTDATKPKFNIHLSLEGTLAELHFSDHKKVLNEKRLEKDISEEMEKRIQKSIKLVQKKYKVDVLALGEVYKRHNYKEWKKIDKNWDQGEKYFSNAEITVHVHPTIAHSGSALPKRVK; encoded by the coding sequence ATGAAACACCTTCTTAAAATTATAATAATTATGTTTTTAGCTGGATCTATTAGTGGGTGCTCTGAGCTGGAGGAGATAGAAGAAAGGGGATTTGTAGTAGGGGCGGCTTACGATATCGTGAAGGAAAAACAATCGAATCCAATTATGAAAGGGACGTATCAGATGGTGCTCCCAAGTAAATTGTCGCAACAAGGTGGACAAGGGGATGGAGATAGCGAAAATTATATTAATGTTAGTGCGAAAGCAGATAGTGTCTTTGAGCAAATACGAATTATCGCTAAAAAAATTAGTCGCTCATTATTCTTTCCGCATATACAAGTGATAATTTTTTCTAAAGATTTACTAGCGAATCCATATGTTTTACAAAATACGTTAGATGTATATATTCGCGATCATGAAATGAGAAGAAATATTCGTTTGTTCGTTTCTAAGAAAAATGCAGAAGCTATTTTAAAGCAGAGTGCCAAGCCTGAAAATTTGCCAGCGCAGTATATCGATATGTTAGCTGAACATCCTCCGAAAAATGCCCAAATGATTGAGGCTGCAAGAATTGGTGAAGTACAGGAAAAGATGATTTCTAACCAGAGTTTCGTATTACCTATTCTCGAACTAACAAAACAAGGGGTACAAATGAACGGAGCGGCGTTGTTTCGCGGGAAGGATAATAAGTGTGTAGGCATTTTGAATGGGGAAGAAACGTTAGGAATGAATTATATAATAGGTAAAAAAATTGGAGGTTTTTTTACTATCCGTAAAAAGAATCAACTTATTACATATGAAATTCATAAGCTGCATCGAAAAATTAAAGTATCTACAACGGATGCTACAAAACCAAAGTTTAATATTCACTTATCTCTGGAAGGTACATTGGCCGAGTTGCACTTTAGTGATCATAAAAAGGTTTTGAATGAAAAGCGTTTAGAGAAGGATATTTCGGAGGAAATGGAGAAACGCATCCAAAAATCGATTAAGCTTGTTCAAAAAAAATATAAGGTAGATGTATTAGCATTAGGGGAAGTATATAAGCGACATAATTATAAAGAGTGGAAGAAGATAGATAAGAATTGGGATCAAGGTGAAAAATACTTTAGTAATGCTGAAATTACTGTTCATGTTCATCCAACGATTGCACATTCAGGTTCAGCTTTACCGAAGAGAGTGAAATAA
- a CDS encoding endospore germination permease gives MKPFEYGDEEIGSRELGFAVSSTIIGIGALSMPRDIATQTLFSDGWIILLLGGLICAILGWFVTRVAILFPKQNFVQYTSAHLTKPVAYTISSILVLTFAALTAYESRMIAIISQTYLFSDTPVQLLSFFFLLVVIYGIAGSRAALLRLNVLFLPIVLIAIVLLSLLNVNLMEIDNLLPAFQTDVSQYAVGVKNSIFTFIGFEVALFYAVMLNDKTAKKAPMAVAKAVIVNVLSYILIYVTCISVFSYMTTRGLTFPTIELGKEIEIGGGFLERFDAIFFTTWIITIYNTTAMYYDVASLLFCAMFPKVKKHVFIFVSAPIIFMVNMIPGNSNDLSSYGTYLAWIDMGFVVSAPLLVFIVYKIKRRNGGNETPS, from the coding sequence TTGAAGCCATTTGAATATGGGGATGAAGAAATTGGATCTCGGGAACTTGGTTTTGCGGTATCGTCAACAATTATCGGTATAGGTGCATTATCTATGCCGCGAGATATTGCTACGCAAACTTTATTTTCGGACGGTTGGATTATTTTGCTTTTGGGTGGATTGATATGTGCAATTTTAGGTTGGTTTGTAACGAGGGTAGCTATTTTATTCCCAAAACAAAACTTTGTTCAATATACGAGTGCACATTTGACGAAGCCTGTTGCATACACAATTAGTAGCATTTTAGTATTAACGTTTGCTGCTTTGACAGCATATGAATCGCGAATGATTGCAATTATTTCACAAACGTATTTGTTTAGTGATACACCAGTACAACTATTGTCGTTCTTTTTCCTATTAGTTGTTATTTATGGAATAGCGGGGTCGAGAGCGGCTCTATTAAGGTTAAACGTTTTATTCTTACCTATCGTTTTAATTGCAATCGTACTGCTTTCTTTATTGAATGTGAACTTAATGGAAATAGATAATTTACTACCGGCTTTTCAAACGGACGTCAGTCAATATGCTGTAGGAGTTAAAAATTCTATTTTCACATTTATCGGATTTGAGGTAGCTCTGTTTTATGCCGTGATGTTGAACGATAAGACAGCGAAAAAAGCGCCAATGGCAGTTGCAAAAGCGGTGATAGTAAACGTTTTGTCATACATTTTAATTTATGTAACTTGTATTAGTGTTTTTTCGTATATGACAACACGTGGATTGACATTTCCAACAATTGAACTAGGGAAAGAAATTGAAATTGGTGGAGGATTTTTAGAGAGATTTGATGCGATTTTTTTTACCACTTGGATTATTACTATTTATAACACTACAGCAATGTATTATGACGTCGCATCTTTATTGTTTTGTGCTATGTTTCCAAAAGTGAAGAAACACGTATTTATTTTTGTGAGTGCTCCTATTATTTTTATGGTGAATATGATACCTGGCAATTCGAATGATTTATCAAGTTATGGGACTTATTTAGCTTGGATAGATATGGGGTTTGTTGTGTCAGCACCTTTGCTAGTTTTTATTGTATATAAAATAAAAAGAAGGAATGGTGGAAATGAAACACCTTCTTAA
- the gerLA gene encoding spore germination protein GerLA produces MGKLLELKGNLFEVMKEIRDELGSPNDLTIREVALAGSLTRCAVIFLCGLTDKDNVYKYVVRTLQYEEIQKEAAIVQTLLDCFISIAEVGMKTTFPDIINAILAGDTVILIDNIQTAIVVNSRAWEKRSLEPPVTEDLIRGPRVGLNEDINVNKMLIRRGLRDPKLRFQSYIMGKRSQKEVTLVYIEDIINPYIVNELDRRLQSIVTDVIFETGTIEQLIQDNNLSPFPQFLNTERPDNIVAALAKGKAAILVDGSPFALIAPLVFVDIFQSVEDHYERWIIGTLLRMLRMGSGIAAVLLPAMYVALVSYHQGLIPSKLAYSIAGAREGVPFPAYIETLMMALTMELIREAGIRLPKPMGQTIGIVGGLVIGEAAVNAGIVNPFLVIIIAVTAIATFSLPVYSITITFRILLFVFVLAATAFGLYGIILALIALAIHITNLKSVGVPYTTPIAPAFYKDWEEEMIRLPKSMLKERPEYLQTKDSTIRPKERE; encoded by the coding sequence GTGGGGAAATTGTTAGAGCTAAAAGGTAACTTGTTTGAGGTTATGAAGGAAATTAGAGATGAGTTAGGTTCACCTAATGATTTAACAATTAGAGAAGTTGCTCTTGCTGGTAGTTTAACCCGCTGTGCTGTTATTTTTTTATGTGGGTTAACAGATAAGGATAATGTTTATAAATATGTAGTTCGTACGCTTCAATATGAAGAAATACAAAAAGAAGCAGCTATTGTTCAAACGTTATTAGATTGTTTTATTTCTATCGCAGAAGTTGGCATGAAAACAACGTTTCCTGATATTATAAATGCGATTTTAGCGGGAGATACAGTTATATTAATTGATAATATTCAAACGGCTATTGTTGTTAATAGTAGAGCTTGGGAGAAAAGAAGTCTAGAGCCTCCAGTGACAGAAGATTTAATACGTGGACCGAGAGTTGGATTAAATGAAGATATTAATGTGAACAAAATGCTAATTCGCCGTGGTTTACGTGATCCGAAGTTACGGTTTCAATCTTATATTATGGGGAAACGATCGCAGAAAGAAGTAACCCTAGTATATATAGAGGATATTATTAACCCTTACATCGTAAACGAGCTAGATCGGCGTCTTCAATCAATAGTGACAGATGTCATTTTTGAGACAGGAACGATTGAGCAATTAATTCAAGATAATAATTTATCGCCGTTTCCGCAGTTTTTAAATACAGAAAGACCAGATAATATAGTGGCTGCATTGGCGAAAGGGAAAGCGGCCATTTTAGTAGATGGGTCACCATTTGCTCTTATAGCTCCACTAGTGTTTGTTGATATTTTTCAATCTGTAGAAGATCATTATGAGCGTTGGATAATTGGAACGTTATTAAGAATGTTACGTATGGGATCAGGTATCGCTGCTGTTTTATTACCTGCCATGTACGTAGCGCTTGTATCGTATCATCAAGGGCTTATTCCATCTAAACTAGCTTATTCCATTGCGGGAGCGAGAGAAGGAGTACCGTTTCCTGCTTATATAGAAACGTTAATGATGGCATTAACGATGGAATTAATACGAGAAGCCGGGATTAGGCTTCCGAAACCGATGGGACAAACAATTGGCATCGTAGGCGGTCTTGTAATTGGAGAAGCGGCAGTAAATGCGGGGATTGTAAATCCGTTTTTAGTAATTATTATTGCGGTTACCGCAATTGCTACATTTTCACTGCCTGTATATAGCATTACAATTACGTTCCGGATTTTACTTTTTGTCTTTGTGTTAGCGGCGACTGCTTTTGGATTGTACGGAATCATTTTAGCTCTTATTGCACTGGCGATTCATATTACGAATTTAAAGAGTGTTGGGGTGCCATATACAACGCCTATTGCTCCTGCATTTTATAAAGATTGGGAAGAAGAAATGATCCGCTTGCCAAAATCAATGTTGAAAGAAAGACCAGAGTACTTACAAACGAAAGATTCTACAATACGTCCAAAGGAGCGAGAGTAA
- a CDS encoding sodium:solute symporter family protein, with product MTALFIIIIFLFLALFLGIRAQHGKDMNLEQWSVGGRGFGTIFVFLLMAGEIYTTFTFLGGSGWAYSKGAPTFYILGYGALAYILSYFLLPPIWKYAKEHNLISQSDFFAKKYRSKTLGVIVSIIGVISIIPYLVLQLKGLGIIVSEASYGRVTPVIAVWIGAIVITIYVMVSGIHGSAWTAALKDIMILFIVMFLGIYLPYHYYGGFQPMFEAVEAAKPGFLSLPEKGMSISWFVSTIILTALGFYMWPHTFASAFSAKSEKVFRKNAAIMPLYSLVLLFVFFAGFAAILQVPGLKGADVDLSLFRLALQTFDPWFIGIIGSAGVLTALVPGSMLVMAASTLLAKNIYRTMVPSASDRQVAKVAKLFVPVVTLVAVLFTFKGGETIGALLLMGYSIVTQLFPALVCSLFPRQIITKQGAIAGMGIGLLIVAYITLSGSTIATMFPSFPQYIKDLNVGIVALLMNMIVMFIVSGFTRNVSVKTDNIIVEK from the coding sequence ATGACTGCATTATTTATCATTATTATATTTTTGTTTCTCGCACTATTTTTAGGAATTCGGGCACAACATGGAAAAGATATGAATTTAGAACAATGGTCAGTTGGAGGAAGAGGATTTGGAACTATTTTCGTTTTTCTCCTTATGGCAGGGGAAATTTATACGACGTTCACATTTTTAGGAGGAAGTGGCTGGGCTTATAGTAAAGGAGCTCCTACATTTTATATTTTAGGGTATGGTGCATTAGCTTATATTTTATCGTATTTCTTATTGCCTCCAATTTGGAAGTATGCAAAAGAACATAACCTCATTTCACAATCAGATTTCTTTGCGAAGAAATACAGGAGTAAGACGCTTGGGGTAATTGTTTCAATTATTGGTGTTATTTCGATTATCCCGTATCTTGTTTTGCAATTAAAGGGATTAGGAATTATCGTTTCGGAAGCTTCCTATGGAAGAGTGACACCTGTTATTGCGGTATGGATTGGTGCTATTGTTATAACTATTTATGTAATGGTTTCAGGTATACATGGATCGGCTTGGACAGCTGCTTTGAAGGACATTATGATACTATTTATCGTTATGTTTTTAGGTATATATTTACCGTATCACTATTACGGAGGATTTCAACCGATGTTTGAAGCTGTAGAAGCTGCAAAACCAGGTTTTTTATCTTTACCTGAAAAGGGAATGAGTATTTCTTGGTTTGTTTCTACTATTATATTAACGGCTCTCGGTTTTTATATGTGGCCTCATACATTTGCCTCAGCTTTCTCAGCGAAAAGTGAAAAAGTATTTAGGAAAAATGCAGCAATTATGCCTCTCTATTCTTTAGTTTTGCTTTTTGTGTTCTTTGCAGGTTTTGCTGCTATCTTGCAAGTTCCAGGGTTAAAGGGAGCGGATGTAGATCTTTCATTATTCCGTCTGGCTCTTCAAACGTTTGATCCATGGTTTATTGGTATTATTGGTAGTGCAGGAGTGTTAACGGCATTAGTTCCAGGTTCCATGCTTGTTATGGCGGCATCTACGTTGTTAGCAAAAAATATTTACCGAACAATGGTGCCATCTGCTTCAGATAGACAAGTTGCAAAAGTAGCTAAGTTATTTGTACCTGTTGTAACGCTTGTTGCAGTATTGTTTACATTTAAAGGGGGAGAAACGATAGGGGCTCTTCTTTTAATGGGGTACAGTATAGTTACGCAACTTTTCCCTGCACTTGTATGTAGTTTGTTTCCACGTCAAATTATTACGAAGCAAGGAGCGATTGCAGGAATGGGGATTGGGTTGTTAATTGTCGCATATATTACCTTATCTGGTTCAACTATAGCTACGATGTTTCCGAGTTTTCCGCAATATATAAAAGATTTAAATGTAGGTATAGTCGCATTGTTAATGAATATGATTGTGATGTTTATCGTTAGTGGATTCACAAGAAATGTATCTGTAAAGACCGACAATATAATAGTAGAAAAGTAA
- a CDS encoding DUF3311 domain-containing protein: protein MKKIHVLALIPVLCLVVGPVFANSVTPYVWGMPFLLFWVLLSVLITSLCMGLVYVFDPANKGDVK, encoded by the coding sequence ATGAAAAAAATACACGTGCTAGCACTTATTCCAGTTCTTTGTTTAGTAGTTGGACCAGTATTTGCAAATTCGGTCACTCCTTACGTATGGGGGATGCCATTTTTATTATTTTGGGTACTATTATCAGTGCTCATTACGTCTCTTTGTATGGGTCTTGTGTACGTATTCGATCCTGCTAATAAGGGGGACGTAAAATGA
- a CDS encoding amidohydrolase: MDVAKELVLSKNQLIEWRRHFHKYPELSFQEEKTSQFVFDILREIPYLEVSRPTKYSVMARLIGRQPGKTIAVRADMDALPIHEENKFDFISIYPGVMHACGHDGHMAILLGVVHKLVEEREKVKGEIRFLFQHAEENFPGGAEEMVAAGVMTGVDYIIGAHLWASLEVGKVGVIYGPAMAAPDVFKITIEGKGGHAGIPHETVDSIAIGAQVVSQIQQIVSRLTNPLDSLVVSVTQFHSGTTHNVIPEQAEVEGTVRSLRHELREETKKKLERIVKHITESYGAKYTFSYEYGYRPVVNDYEVTELIEHTALQLYGRERVVRLQPTMAGEDFSAFLQKAPGTFFFIGAGNEEKGIIYPHHHPRFTIDEDALPIGVEVFVSSIMNFISKGE, encoded by the coding sequence ATGGATGTCGCAAAGGAACTTGTTTTATCAAAGAATCAGTTGATTGAGTGGAGAAGGCATTTTCATAAGTATCCAGAGTTATCTTTTCAAGAGGAAAAAACATCTCAATTTGTATTCGACATACTTCGGGAAATCCCGTATTTAGAAGTCTCAAGGCCTACTAAATATAGTGTAATGGCAAGGTTAATTGGTAGGCAGCCTGGTAAAACTATCGCGGTTCGTGCTGATATGGATGCTCTTCCTATTCATGAAGAAAATAAGTTTGATTTTATTTCTATATATCCAGGTGTGATGCATGCGTGTGGTCACGATGGTCACATGGCAATATTGCTTGGTGTAGTACATAAGTTGGTAGAGGAAAGAGAGAAAGTTAAAGGAGAGATTCGCTTTTTATTTCAACATGCAGAAGAAAACTTTCCAGGCGGTGCAGAGGAAATGGTCGCAGCGGGAGTGATGACAGGTGTGGATTACATTATTGGTGCTCATCTTTGGGCGTCATTAGAGGTTGGAAAAGTAGGTGTAATTTATGGTCCTGCGATGGCGGCGCCGGACGTTTTTAAAATTACGATAGAGGGAAAAGGTGGGCATGCTGGAATTCCGCATGAAACAGTTGATAGTATCGCCATTGGTGCGCAAGTAGTTTCGCAAATTCAGCAAATTGTATCTCGCCTCACGAATCCGTTAGATTCTCTCGTAGTATCTGTTACGCAATTTCATTCTGGGACAACTCATAATGTTATCCCGGAACAAGCGGAGGTTGAAGGGACAGTGAGAAGTTTAAGGCATGAATTAAGAGAAGAAACAAAGAAGAAGCTTGAAAGGATTGTAAAACATATTACAGAATCCTACGGTGCTAAGTATACATTTTCTTATGAATATGGATATCGCCCAGTTGTAAACGATTATGAAGTTACAGAGCTTATTGAACATACAGCATTACAGCTGTATGGAAGAGAAAGAGTTGTTCGTTTACAGCCAACGATGGCAGGGGAAGATTTTTCAGCATTTTTACAAAAGGCACCAGGGACGTTCTTTTTTATAGGGGCAGGAAATGAAGAGAAGGGAATTATATATCCGCATCATCACCCTCGTTTTACAATTGACGAAGACGCATTACCAATTGGAGTGGAAGTCTTTGTATCATCCATTATGAATTTTATAAGTAAAGGAGAATGA
- a CDS encoding C39 family peptidase yields the protein MKKLKYIFIFGIIFAVVFFFEKDKIMKKAQEFRLDLFSEMKESAMITEVPFIRQLPELPRGCEVTSLTMLLQHKGVQVDKMQLASEIHRVPFKQDGLHGNPYEGFVGNIYTKAEPGYGVYNQPIFNLAEKYVPEKVINLTGRDVQDLYKVISSGSPVWVIINTTFKPLAESSFETWNTSSGKVKITYYEHSVVVIGYDQNFVYVNDPLANNPRKAVPRAEFEKAWEQMGKQAITIL from the coding sequence ATGAAAAAGTTAAAATATATTTTTATTTTCGGTATTATATTTGCTGTCGTGTTCTTTTTTGAGAAAGATAAAATTATGAAAAAGGCACAAGAATTTCGGTTAGACCTTTTCTCTGAGATGAAAGAAAGTGCAATGATTACAGAGGTTCCGTTTATTAGACAGTTACCTGAATTACCTAGAGGTTGTGAAGTGACAAGTTTAACTATGCTACTACAACATAAAGGTGTACAAGTAGATAAGATGCAACTTGCTAGTGAAATTCATCGCGTTCCATTTAAACAAGATGGTTTGCATGGAAATCCGTATGAGGGATTCGTTGGAAATATTTACACGAAAGCTGAGCCGGGATACGGTGTATATAATCAACCGATTTTTAATTTAGCAGAAAAGTATGTTCCTGAAAAAGTAATTAATTTAACGGGTAGAGACGTGCAAGATCTATATAAAGTAATTAGTTCTGGTTCTCCAGTATGGGTAATTATTAATACAACGTTTAAACCATTAGCCGAAAGTAGTTTTGAAACATGGAATACGAGTTCAGGTAAAGTGAAAATTACATATTATGAGCATAGTGTTGTAGTAATTGGATATGATCAAAACTTTGTATACGTAAATGATCCTCTTGCAAACAATCCACGAAAAGCTGTTCCTCGTGCTGAATTTGAAAAGGCATGGGAGCAAATGGGGAAACAAGCAATTACTATTTTATAA
- a CDS encoding cytochrome aa3 quinol oxidase subunit II, producing MQLKKAFWKLASLLPLSLLLFLGGCDKKLAVLNPQGPVAKAQYDLIVWSFLLMSLIIAIVFILFTVILIRYREKPENMDYEPPDQHGNTLLEIIWTIIPVIIVIALSIPTVKATYASEEVPQESKHIKPVEIYVTSANWKWLFSYPEEKIETVNYLNIPAGVPIQFKLTSVGPMNAFWVPELGGMKYTMDGMIMDLYLQADKPGSYLGRSSNFSGEGFTHMEFEVEAKTKEKYDKWVKEVQETAPKLSEKKYNEIIKPGVVGRMTFSSHHLSYVDPKSLEYCDYNYYKNKK from the coding sequence GTGCAACTAAAGAAAGCATTTTGGAAGTTGGCTTCGCTTCTTCCGTTATCATTACTTCTGTTCCTCGGTGGCTGTGATAAAAAACTCGCAGTATTAAATCCGCAAGGACCTGTTGCAAAAGCACAGTATGATTTAATTGTTTGGTCATTCTTGCTTATGTCATTAATTATCGCAATTGTATTCATCTTGTTTACAGTCATCTTGATTCGTTATCGTGAAAAACCAGAGAATATGGACTATGAGCCACCTGATCAACATGGTAACACATTATTAGAAATCATTTGGACAATTATTCCTGTTATTATCGTTATCGCATTATCGATTCCAACAGTTAAAGCAACTTATGCTTCGGAAGAGGTTCCGCAAGAGTCCAAACATATTAAACCAGTTGAAATTTATGTTACATCTGCAAACTGGAAATGGTTATTTAGTTACCCGGAGGAAAAAATTGAAACCGTTAACTATTTAAACATCCCAGCTGGTGTACCAATTCAATTTAAACTGACTTCTGTAGGTCCAATGAATGCTTTCTGGGTACCAGAACTTGGTGGTATGAAGTATACAATGGATGGCATGATCATGGACTTATATTTACAAGCTGACAAACCAGGTTCTTACCTAGGTCGTAGCTCGAACTTCTCTGGTGAAGGATTTACTCACATGGAATTCGAAGTTGAAGCAAAAACTAAAGAGAAATATGATAAGTGGGTAAAAGAAGTACAAGAAACTGCCCCTAAATTATCAGAAAAGAAATATAACGAAATTATTAAACCTGGTGTAGTGGGGCGTATGACGTTCTCTAGTCACCACTTAAGTTATGTAGATCCAAAATCACTTGAATATTGTGATTACAACTACTACAAAAACAAAAAATAA